In Pseudomonas putida, a genomic segment contains:
- a CDS encoding glycosyltransferase family 4 protein: MLIVHIADITMFYAPASGGVRTYLDAKHHRLDAIPGVSHSLLIPGRNACHENGVYQVPAPPLPFGKGYRFPVRLAPWCNVLRRLQPDLIEVGDPYLTAWAALEARRKLDVPVIGFYHSDLPLLVSNRMGNWFTPNVEAYVSKLYGNFDRVLAPSQVMADKLRRLGVRDVHVQRLGVDLATFHPEHRDPQLRAELGIPDTSRLLIYAGRGSREKNLPVLLACMQRLGRPYHLLLVGSNMPAAVPDNVSVIDHFCPPHEVARLMASADLLVHAGDQETFGLVILEAMASATPVVAVRAGAFGELVNEQCGRLCRANDAQAMAHAVREAFEAGVRKLGMQARRHVEQHYSWDTVVSGLLQHYQAVLGHQPQVRAHG, from the coding sequence ATGCTGATCGTGCACATCGCCGACATCACCATGTTCTACGCCCCGGCCAGTGGCGGCGTACGTACCTATCTTGATGCCAAACACCACCGTCTCGACGCCATCCCAGGCGTAAGCCACAGCCTGTTGATCCCCGGTCGCAACGCCTGTCATGAAAACGGCGTCTACCAGGTACCCGCCCCACCGCTGCCTTTCGGCAAGGGCTATCGCTTTCCGGTCCGCCTCGCGCCGTGGTGCAATGTGCTGCGACGACTACAGCCCGACCTGATCGAAGTCGGCGACCCCTACCTGACCGCCTGGGCCGCGCTGGAAGCACGGCGCAAGCTGGATGTGCCGGTGATCGGCTTCTATCACTCCGACCTGCCGCTGTTGGTGAGCAACCGCATGGGTAACTGGTTCACGCCGAACGTCGAGGCGTATGTCAGCAAGCTCTACGGCAACTTCGACCGGGTCCTGGCGCCCAGCCAGGTCATGGCCGACAAGCTGCGCCGCCTTGGCGTGCGCGATGTACACGTGCAGCGCTTGGGTGTCGACCTGGCCACCTTCCACCCCGAGCATCGCGATCCGCAGCTACGCGCCGAGCTCGGCATCCCCGACACCAGCCGGCTGCTGATCTATGCCGGGCGCGGCTCACGCGAGAAGAACCTGCCAGTGCTGCTCGCATGCATGCAGCGTCTGGGCCGCCCCTATCACTTGCTGCTGGTAGGCTCGAACATGCCGGCCGCAGTGCCCGACAACGTCAGCGTGATCGACCACTTCTGCCCACCCCATGAAGTGGCCCGATTGATGGCCAGCGCCGACCTGCTGGTACACGCTGGCGACCAGGAAACCTTTGGCCTGGTGATCCTCGAAGCGATGGCCAGTGCCACGCCAGTGGTTGCGGTGCGTGCAGGTGCCTTTGGCGAGTTGGTCAACGAGCAGTGCGGTCGCCTGTGCCGGGCCAACGATGCCCAGGCCATGGCCCACGCCGTGCGCGAGGCGTTCGAAGCCGGTGTACGCAAGTTGGGCATGCAGGCCCGCCGCCACGTCGAGCAGCATTACTCGTGGGATACCGTGGTCAGTGGCCTGCTGCAACACTACCAGGCGGTGCTTGGCCACCAGCCACAGGTGCGCGCCCATGGTTGA
- a CDS encoding methyl-accepting chemotaxis protein: protein MSNSDEQSNRTNSVAAAINELGAAAQEIAGNAAQASQHASSARLLAEEGQQVVERNIDAMNRLSDLIVTSSAHIETLNSKTVNIGQILEVITSISQQTNLLALNAAIEAARAGEAGRGFAVVADEVRNLAHRTQESAQQVQTMIEELQVGARESVETMGQSQRHSQDSMEIANQAGERLDSVTVRIGEIDGMNQSVATATEEQTAVVDSINMDINEINMLNQEGVENLQATLRACSDLEQQATRLKQLVGSFRI from the coding sequence ATGAGCAACTCCGACGAGCAGTCCAACCGCACCAACAGCGTCGCCGCCGCCATCAACGAACTGGGCGCCGCCGCCCAGGAAATCGCCGGCAACGCCGCCCAGGCCTCGCAACACGCAAGCTCGGCGCGTCTGCTCGCCGAAGAGGGCCAGCAGGTAGTGGAGCGCAACATCGACGCGATGAATCGCTTGTCGGACCTGATCGTCACCTCCAGCGCGCACATCGAGACCCTCAACAGCAAGACCGTGAACATCGGCCAGATCCTCGAAGTGATCACCAGCATTTCCCAGCAGACCAACCTGCTGGCGCTCAACGCTGCGATCGAGGCGGCGCGCGCCGGTGAAGCCGGCCGCGGCTTCGCTGTGGTCGCCGATGAAGTACGCAACCTGGCGCACCGCACCCAGGAGTCGGCGCAACAGGTGCAGACCATGATCGAGGAGCTGCAGGTCGGCGCCCGCGAGTCGGTCGAGACCATGGGCCAGAGCCAGCGCCACAGCCAGGACAGCATGGAAATCGCCAACCAGGCCGGCGAGCGCCTGGACAGCGTGACCGTGCGCATCGGCGAGATCGATGGCATGAACCAGTCGGTTGCCACTGCCACCGAGGAGCAGACCGCCGTGGTCGATTCGATCAACATGGACATCAACGAAATCAACATGCTCAACCAGGAAGGCGTCGAGAACCTGCAAGCGACGTTGCGCGCGTGTTCGGACCTTGAACAGCAGGCAACCCGACTGAAGCAGCTGGTGGGAAGCTTCCGGATTTAA